A segment of the Novosphingobium sp. 9U genome:
GTGCTGGTCAGCGTCACTAGCGGAATGCCGTGCTCGGGACCGTCACGCAGCAGACGGTTGGCGGCGCCCTGGCGGCAGTCGCCGGTCCAGTGCGGTACCGGCACCCTCCAGGTGAGGTCCGGCGCGGGCAGCGCAGGACGAAAGGGACCTGCCAGCTCGCGATCCTCGGCCGGATCACAGGCGGTGCCGCAGACGCGATCGACGCCGTCCGAAGGCACGGCCGGCCATTTCGCCTTGCGCCGCAAGCCGGCGCCGACCAGTGCGACATTGCCGTAAGCCACGCTGACGGCTTCGATCCACTGACAGTCGGGAGCCTCGGTTACGCTGTCGAGGCATAGCGCGAAGGGCAGGGCGTCCTGCGCGCACCATGCCACTTCCCAGAGCGGCGTTCCATCGAGCGGGTCGGTCGCACGCGTGGCGCGGGTCAGCCGGACGGCATGGCGCCGCGTGGGGTCGGCGTCCTCCGGTCGCCCGGTACGCGGTCCTCTCACCTCGGCCAGCACGAGGACCTGTCCGGGCGCGAGATCGAGACCATGCGTCTGCGGCGGGGTATCGGGTGGGCCTTTCGCCTTGCTCGTGATCCGCCGGGCGGTTGCTGGTTCGGCGGTGTCCGGCTCTTCCGGTGGCACTTGCGGGCCGGGATCGACCAGCGTCGCACCGGTGGCCCCTTTCGGAAGGCAGCAGCCCGTCTCCCGCCAGCGGTGCAAGGCGATTCGATTGCGCACCTCGCGCAGCACCAGCGGTTCGGCCAGGACCGGCTCGTACGCGATCTGCGCCACGGGCGCCTGCGCCTGGTACGTCTCGACCGCGACGGCGCCGTTTTCGATCCCTATGACCGGCGTCACGAAGAAGGCCTGGTCGGGCGCCAGCGTGATGTCGCCGGCGATTTCGAAGGTCGCCCAGCCTTGCGCTGCGGTGCCCTCATGCAAGGCGTAATCGACCAGCCGCGCATGGCGGCGCACCGAGATACGCCGCCGCGCGGTGCCGAGGTAAGCCTCGGTCGCGACCGCGTCCTGGTAGTAGCTGAGCTGGTCGGCAACCGTGGCGATCGCTTCGACAAGGGTGATGCCGAGATCGGCGGCATGGCGCTCGGTCGATTCGGGGAGAGTGAGCGCCATGCGATCAAGCATGAGCCGCCGAAATCCCGCGTAATCGCGTGCGAGATAGTCGATGTTGGGCACCGCGAACGCTGGCGGCGGGCAGTGCCTGGCGTCGGCGCAGTCGATGTCGGATGGACAATCCGCGGTGAATGCGAAGCGCACTTGTGCGTAGCGGGAGTCGAAATCCTCTGGCACCCGCCGGGGTTCGCCACGCTGGTCGAGAGCGCGGATCGCCAAGGTGTAGTCGCCAGGACCGGCGGGACGGTCGAGCCAGACAGTCATCACATCATCGAGCCCTTCGTCGTCGCTGCGGTCGATCCGGATGTCCCGCACGGTGATCGCACGCTGGTCCGGGCCGCCGGTGACGGTGACATTCGCCGGTTCGAGCCACTCGGGCGCATGACCCAGGAACGTGACGCGCAACACCGCCTCGGCAAGATCGACTTCCACCTCGTCCAACCCGTTGAGATTGGCGCCGCGCACCGCCGTGCGACGCGGTGCGTCGGAAGTGCAGGGGCTGCACGGCGCGCTCACGAGACCGGCTCCGCGATCGGAATGACCACGCTTTGCGGTGTCCCGCTCTCACGCAGCACGTAGTCCAGCGCAACGAAGAGCGACTCGCCCTCGGCACTGATTTCCAGCCTGGCGACGTCGATCACATCGCCAAGGTAGCGCTGCAGCGCGGCGCGGGTGGTGAACACCAGGGCGGTCGCCAGTTCGGGTGCGTTCGGCGCGAAGACGGCGTGGTAGAGCCCGCTGCCGAAGTCGGGCCGCATCACCCGCTCGCCCGGACGGGTGAGCAGCAATTGCTCGATCATCTGGCGCACGTGCTCTTCGCGGGTGGCCCCGGTCGTGCGGCCGCGCGGGTCGAAGCCGAAGGGGAAGGCGATCTCCATGGCGCGGCTCACATCACCGTCACGCGCGCGAACGGCGCGGTTGCGTTCATCGGCGTTCCGGTGGGCGCACAGACCGAGCCTGCCGGGGCGATCACCAGCGGCTGGCCGTTCGAGAGCACGCGGGTGCTGCCCGTGAGCCAATGCCCGGTGACGCAAGGGCCGTTGCCGGCGGTGGGAGGCGGCATCGTGCAGCCGGCGATGTTCCAGATGGTGGGTTGCAGCACGCTCGGCTGCCCGCCGAAGGTGACGCGCGGGTTGGGCGCGGCCGCGACCGCCTGGCCAAGGTGGCTGCACAGCACGGTCGATCCGAAAGGAACCGGCGATCCCGGCATGGTCTGCTCTCCCCCTTCAAGTGACGGCGAGCGCGCCGTTGTTGATGGTGACGGTAGGGCCGACCAGCGTTATCGAGGCGCCCTTGCCGTTGCTGATGTAGATGCCGCTGTCGTTCACCACGATCATTGCCTTGCTGGCGCTCTGCAGCGAGACGCCGCCCGTCGCCGGCGTGGGCGGCGCATCGCTGATGACGAGCGCGTTCTGGCCCAGCGACTGGAACACGATGTTGGGAGCCGCGGGGATGCCCAACCTGGCGACCGGTGGAATGTCCGACGGCCCGCCCCAGCGGCACCCCGCCCAGATCGGGTAGTTCGGATCGCCTTGCTCGAACTCGGCCCAGATGCCCGCGCCGATCGGCGGGATCAGGTGCGCGCCCATCGGCGGTCCGGTCGGTCCCGCCAAGGGCGTGCAGGCCTCCGCCCAGGTCGATGGTATGGGGCCATAGACGTCGGGCACCAGCATCTGCAGCCGCCCGCGCTGCATCGGGTCGACGTTGTTGTAGACCGTCGCGCGATACTTGCCGAGGAACCGGCCGCCAGGTGTGGAGGTGGTCACTCGACGTCTCTCCCGTGGCGCATCTGGATGTTCTCGCGGTTCGTGTTGGGCATGGCGAACTCGAACATCAGGTTCGCGGGATCGAGGGCGAGCTGCCAGTTGTCGCCGATCGCCTTTTCCTGGATGTGGTCGAGGCTCACGGTGGTCTCTGCGCGCTTGATGCCGCCTTCCACGTCCTGCAGCCGCGCGGCGCCGCGCTTACCCTCGGCAAAGCCCATGCCGGAATCGTCGAAGATCGCCCGCGCGGCCTTGCCTTCGGGAGTGTTGGCCGTGATCCGCCGCCAGAATGCGTTGCGGGTGGCGTCGTAGAGCTTCTTGTAGTTCGTCGGCGACAGCGCCTCGCTCGATACCGCCATGGCGCGCGATTCGTTCCAGATCTTCTCCAGGAGGGGGAAGTCGGCGATGCGCTTGCCGATGATGGCCCTGACCCTCGCCACGGCCTGCCGCGCCGTCTCGCCCGGGCGGGTCGGCACGGGTGCGTCGCGGCCTTCGGGCTGGGCGTCCATGTCGACGCGGCGCTGTTGCTTTTGCGGGACGCGACGACCGTCGATCGTGTAGCCGCTGGCCGCAGTGCCTTTCACCGCCGGAGCTTCCGCGGCGTCGACGATGCGATCGATCCGGTTCGATTCCCGCCGAGCGCTGTCCTGGGCCTTCCATTCCTCGCGCGACATGCCCCGGTCGGGGTTCGTGGGCCGCTCACCGCCCCACTCCGGTCCCCGCCGTGCATTGGCGGCCGCGTTGTTGCGCACCACCTCCAGCTCACGGACCAACGCCGCTGCCTCGGTCTTCGCCTCTTCGGGATGCGAAATCCGCTTGTCCTGGATCGCCTTGGCTCGCGCCTTCATCTCCGGACGCGCATCCAGTTCGCGGGCGAACTCCACCTCGATGATCGGACACGGGGCCGGACTGCAGCGGGCGACGCCCTTTCGGGTGACGACCAGTTCGTGGTTGCCCGGCAGATCTTCAAGGGCCAGCGCCTCGCCGGGATTGACGGCGCGTTCGGGAGGGGGCGCCTTGCCCTGAGCAGCAGGCTTGGCTGTCGCCACGGTCTTGGCTGGCGCCGCAGGCTTGGTCGCCGCCGCAGGCTTGCCCTTGGCCGCGCCCGGGGCGGGCTGTGTCGCGGGCTTGCCGCCGCCGGGGGGCAGGGGCTCGACGGCCGGGTTCCGGGGCGCCTGCGAGGCATAGCCCACCGTCGCCTCGAACAGCGCGCCGAAGGCGAACTGCGCGCCCAGTTCGCTGAGCAGCTCGTCCCAGGTCATCGGCTTGCCGGCTCCGCGAGCGCGATCGAACACCATGCGCGCCGCGCCTTGGAACGCGTTGGTCCCGCCCGACATCGCCACCTTGACGCCGTAGCGGATCGCCTCGCGCGCCATCGGAGCCGCGACCTTGCTGGAGATCGCGTTGCTCGCGTACTCGCTGAGCGGGCCGGCGAACTTGAGCAGGATCAGCTGAAAGGCCGCGTCAAAGGCGAGCCCCGCCCAATCGATCTTGTCCTTCAGGCCGTAGTGAACGAGCGTCGCCTGGCTGCCTGCCTCCAAGCCGACATTCAGCCCGACAGTCGCGGCGCCCACGCCGAACTGCGCGAGCTTGGACGCACCTGCGGTCGCGCCGGGCGCAAAGACGGTCGCGGCGTCGACGACGGTGCGGCCAACGCTGAACAGCAAATGCATGTCGGTCGCGTCGCTCAGCTTGAGCATGTCTGCGCCGGTCACGCAGATGATCTTGCCGCCGTCGTCGTAGACCTTCACCTTAACGACATCATCGGGTTTCAGGTGAACGCCGCCCAGGAAGGTCGACATCGGCAAGGTCTTCACTTCCTTGCGGAACATGCCGGTGGCGTAGACGCCGTTGAGCGGCTGCTTGACCACGATCTCGTCGCCCTTGCGCTGCGCCATGATCGGGGCGACGTCGAGCCGCCACAGCCCCTTCGGCATGCGCAGGGGAAAGACCATGCCCTTGGTCTCGCCGCGCTGGCACTTGGCGAGCTTCTCCTGCACCGTCTCGGGCGGAGGCGCCGCAGCGGGCGCGGCGGGGGGCGAGTCGGCAGGCGGCTCGGGCGTGCCGTTCTCGCGTGCGAGCTGGCGGCGATAGGCGTTGTCCTTGGAAGTCTGGATCGCGTCGTGCGTCGCCTTGGTGTTCAGCGCCACGGCCGAGTTCGGGCCCACCCCGGCGGCGTTGACGGCGCCGTTGTGCAGGTACCAGATCAGCTCGCGCCCGCCCTGGTGAACCAGGTAGCGGAAGAAGTGCCCCATGTCCAAAGGGCTGAGCCCGTTGGCGAGCCGCGCCGCGACTTCCCAGCGCTTGGCGTCGGCAGCGTCCATCGCCCCATCCAGCAACGAACCCTCGCCATCGCGCCGGACCATCGTGGCGGCGCCGTCCTGCAGGGTATGCGCCAGCTCGTGCGCCAGCAGCCGGCGGCCCTCGGCGCTATGCGGGGCGAAGCGGCCCCGCCCGAAGGCGAGGTGCTGTCCGGCGGCATAAGCGCGTGCGCCGATCGCATGCGTGGAGTGCGACGCCTCGGCGTCGTCGTGGATGCGCACCCCTCCGAAATCGACCCGGCGCGGCGGGGCGCCTGTCGGAGCCCGGAGCGCGTGATCGGCAAGGCGGTCCGCCGCCCATTCTTCCGGTGCGCGCGAAGACCCGAGACGAAGCGAGCCGCCACCGCCAGGGCCCGCATGGGCCGGAACGGCGCCCAGCGCATGGCCGAAGCCGTGCTCCATCCGTGCCCTGGTGGCAGGATCGAGGGGGCGGCCTGGACGGGACAGCGTCGCCGCGACGGAGGAGGGCAGCGCTCCGGCGAAGTCTCCACCGCCCGAGCGCCGCACGATCCCGGTGCCGCAGCAAGGCTTCGCGGTCTGCTCGGCCTCGCAGGCGGGGCAGGGAGCGGCCTTCGGCTTCTCGGCGGCGTGGGCCGTCATGGCATCACCACCGGCGTGTTGGAGATCAGCCCATCTCGCGAAATGCGGAACTGCTGCTTGAACTCGCCCGGCTTGATCGCGTGCGTGACGCTGTCGACGTAGTAGAACCCGTCGTAGGTCACGCCGGCGCCGCGCACGCCGACGAGCATGCGCGGGCTGAGGATCGCGCCGTATGCCGCCACGTCCAGGCTGCCCTGGCCGCTCACCGCGTCAGCGCTCTGCATCATGATGCCGAGCGCGCGCTTGGCCGCCTCGGCCGGCCCGAGCCTTGCAGTGTCCTCGGCGAAGGTGACCCGTGAAGGAGCGGTCGGGCGTGCGCCCAGCGGCGGGTGCAGGGGGTTCATGTCGGGCACCACGATCGGCACCGGGATCTTGCGCGTCGCCGGATCGTAGACGAGCATCACCGTGGTCTTCTTGGCCAACCCGTCCAGGCTGAACGAGAGCGATTCCACGTTGGTCTCGGCATCCATGTCGACGCTCAGGGCGGGCTGCGGGATCGGCAGGCGATAATCCGGGCCGAAATAGCCGAAGCTCTGGCCAGGGACCGCGCCCGGCTCGATGAAGAAGACATAACCGCTCTGCGCCGCCAGTTCCTTGAGGTAGGCGCGATCGGTGCCGTTCTGACAGTCGAACCGCTCGGTCGGCGTGTCCGCGTTGATCACCGGCGGCGGCACGACCGCGGGCACGATCCCGAACATCGCATAGCGGGCCAGGATCGCGGCGACGCGCGCGGCGTCGGGCATCGCGGGATAGGGGAAGCGCAACTCCAGCACATCCATCAGCACGCTCAGGTCCTCGCCCGTCAGCGTGAGCGTGGATTCGCCCGGATGCTGGCCGGGCTGGATCTCCTGGCGGGTGACGATGCCGTCGATCAGCACCTTGGGCAGGCCCTTGAAGACGACCGCGACGACGACGCGGGTCACCATCGGATCGAAGAAGCCAGCGGGCAGCATCGCCAGTTGCAGCGGAGAGGTATTGCCCAGCGCCAGCTTGAGCTGGAACCCGCCGCGATCGCGGCCGCTGGTCACCTCAACCGCAAGCAGCGCCTCCATGACCGGCTGCGCTGCCGGCATCGGCAGTGGGGCGGGGCCGATCAGCAGGACGAGCTGTGCTGCGTCAAACACCGCCGCCTCCGGGCATCCCGAGTGGCATCGGGATCGCCAGCCGCCGGCCGAGCGGCTGGAGCAGGTCAGGCGGGTTCATCGCCGCATTGGCGTCGGCAATCCGCCACCACAGCTCCGGATCGCTGATCTCGGCAGCGGAGATGGCATCGAGGCGGTCGCCGTCTGCAATGGCCCGGCGCTTGACCACGGTGAAGCCGGCGGGGTCGGGCAGCAGGCGCCGCTCCAGATACCGCACCTCGCGCCCGTCGGGCAGCGTCAGGGTGAGCAGCGGGCAGTCGGCGTAGCGGCTGTTGGCGGGAAAGCGATAGGCGTCTAGCGGGCTGGCGATCACAGCGAGACTCCCAGGTTGCCGAGATCGTTGGCGATGTTGGTCACCGCCAACACTTCCTTCACCGCCTGATGCGCCAGGAACAGCGCCCGGCCAGGTGAGGTCAGCGGCTGGTCGTAGTAGCTGAGTACTTCGAGCGTCAGGTCGACCTTGGCGCGGATCGGGTTGAGCAGCGTGTCGTAGGCATCCTCGGTGATCGACAGAGCGGTGACACGCACCGGCAGCACTCGGGTCGGCCCCCACACGAACAGCACCATGGGGCCGGTCGCGGGCAGGATCTCGATCACGCCGGCGACTGACAGCACGGTGTTGGCGATCACCGTCGCGAGCTTGGGATAGAGCATCATTTCCAGCGCGGCGAGCGTCGGCCCGATGCCCATCAGCCCCGCCTGCGGATCGCCTTCCTCCATGGCGTCGGTGGCGTCGATCTCGACCGCGAGCGTGATCGTCTCCTTGGGCGGTCCGGACAGGCGATAGGCCTCGCCCTTGTCGCCGGGCTGGCCGCCCGCGGTCCGCGGCTCAAGCCGGCGGGTCATGGTGTCGGGATTGTACTGGAACACCACCACACTCGCGAGCGGGTTCATCGGATCGAGCCCGACCAGCGCGCCCTTGATCAGGCGCGGCGCGAAAGGCACGCTGCTCATGGTCCGACCGGTCCCGGAGCGGCGGGTGTCGCGGCCGGCGCTGCCTTGGCCGCGCGCTCGCGCTCCAGCAGTGCCTTGTAAGCCTCCAGCGTCATCTTCTCGCCGGTGCCGCGGATGACTGCTTCGTAGCGGGCGCTGTAGACGCCTTCCTGCTTGCCGTGGAGGTGGCGCGTGCGGCGGATGATCGTGTCCCCGCGCGAGCTGCGGAAGATGCGTTGCTCGAAATCGAGCGCGCGCAGCTTCGGATCGCCCAGGTAATCGCGCAGCAGATCGCGCTCGGCCGTGAGCGCTTTCTCGTGGCCGCTGTTGTAATCCTTGTCGAGTTCGTCGCCGCCCATCCGCTCGGCATAGCGCCTGGTGGCATTGCGCTCGGTCAGGTAGTGGATCAAACGGCCCTGCAGAGCGGCGTCGTCGGTGGCGAGGACGTCGTCGATATCAACGTAGCCCGCAATGAAGCTGTCGCCGGTTACCTTGATGTCGTAGGGGCTGTGGCGGTCGTTGCGCATCAGCCCGTGGCGGTTGGTCATGCGCAGCGGCAGCACGGTCGAGGACCGGATGAAGTCTCTGATCCGCTTGTCGAACTCGGTCATCGTGCCGTAGGGATTCTCGGTGCACTGCAGCGCGCCGTCCGTGTCGATGGAGAAGATCAGGGCGGTGGAGATCGCATTGAGCCGCTCGATCAGCTCGGGCACCCGGCCCATGCCGGAGTGCTCGCCCTTGCCGACATCGCGGATCTCGACGCGGCGCTGCACCGATTGCGCGGCACCCGGCTGCGGCCCCGCGGTCCGCCCCGACGCGATTGCCGAGGCCGCCGCGTGGGCCGCCGCTTCGTGCGCCGGCGCGGGTCTGCCGCCCCCGCTCCGCTGCTGGACGACATGCGCCAGCTCGTGGCTCAGCAGTGCGCGACCCGAAGTGTCCGACAAGTCGCGATGCGCCGCCGAAAGCACGATGTCGTTGCCACGCGTGTAGGCCTGCGCGCCGAGTGCCCGGGCAGCGCTGTCCGCGCGTGCGTCGGCATGGATGCGCACGGCCGACAGATCGGTGCCGAACGCGGTCTCCATGGCCGATCGGGTCACTGGATCGAGCGCGCGTCCGGCGCCCAGGCCGGAGCGGGCCCGCGTATCGAGCGGCACCGGCGCCGATGCGCTCTCGCGACGCGCCAAGGCGAGGCGACTGCTCATGACGCGCCTCGCCGCGTGGCAGCGCGTAACCGGCCAGATGGCGGAGGTACGATCGCATGAACCGCCTCGCCGAGCCGTGCACCGAGCGTCTCGCCGCCGCTCGGCAGCGGGACGCTCAGGCGTTCCAGCGCGCCCCCGCTCGTGGGCAGCGCCCCTGCGGCGAACCGCGCCGAGAGCTCGGCTTGCAATTGTGCCTGTAGCACTCGCATATCGACCGGGCCGGCATGATCGAGCACGAGGTGGCGGATCTCGAGGTTCAGCCTCATGCTGCGCTCCCGCCACGCGTGAAGGTGCCGCGCGCGCCTGCCAGCGCCAGGACGCGGAACTCGGCTTCGTTGATCGGGCGGTCGAGCTTGCGGAACTCCCGGCGTGCCGCGTCCAGCAGCAGGGGCATCGTCACCGGGCTTCCCGCCTCCGCCGCGGCGAACGCCGCCGCGAGCGCCACCGCGTGGATCTCGCCGCCGCTGAGATCGAGCCTGGCCAGCCGCGCGAAATCAAGATCCTGCACCGGTGTCCGCGCGGGGAGGGCGCCGGCCCAGATGCGCTCGCGCTCGGCGGGGGCGGGGTAGGGGAAGTTGACGATGAAGCGCAGCCGGCGGGTGAACGCCGGGTCCAGCGCGGAGCGCATGTTGGTGGTCAGAATGGCGACGCCCGAGTAGGCCTCAAGCCTCTGCAGCAGATAGTCGATCTCGATATTGGCGTAGCGGTCGTGGCTGTCCTTCACGTCGCTGCGCTTGCCGAACAGCGCGTCGGCCTCGTCGAACAGCATCACCGCGCCGGCGCTTTCCGCGCCATCGAAGATGCGCGCCAGGTGCTTTTCCGTCTCGCCGATGTACTTGCTCACCACCATGGCAAGGTCGATCCGCAGCAGGTCGAGTGAGAGTGCGTCGGCGATCACCTCGGCCGCCATCGTCTTGCCGGTGCCGCTCGGTCCGGCGAACAGCGCGGAGATGCCGAGGCCCCGGTTGAGCCGCCCGGCATAGCCCCAATCCTCGTAGACGGTGTCGCGCTGGCGCACTTGCGCGATCAGGGCGTCGATCTGCGCCATCTCCGCGTCCGGCAGGATCAGGTCCTCGCGCGTGGCGGTGCTTTCGACCCGACGGGCCAGGCCTGAGGACTGCAGGCGCGCCCGCTCTCGCGCGGCGTGCCAGATCGCCGTCTCGCCTTCCCCGTCCGTCTCGGCACACAAGGCGGCAATCTCGGGAGCACCGAGCTGGAAATTGCCGGCAAGCTTGCGGGCAAGCGCCGCGTTGCCGTGTCCGAGTGCGCCCTCCCACGCCTGCCGACGCTCCGCGACGGATGGAACCGGGACGGTCAGGCTTGGAACGGCAGCGCCGTCCAGCGCCATCGCATCGCGCCCTGACAGCACCAGGAACCCGCCAGTCTGCCGCGCGAAGCGACGCAGCGGCGCATCATCGGAGGCGTCGTCCGCCTCCGCCAGCAAGCCGACGGGCGCCAGCAGCGTCTCGCGGTGCCAGAGCCGAGCCAGCGCGGCGAGTGCGGCGGCATCGTTCGGCAACGCCTCGGCATTCAGCCGGTATAGCCCCAGTCCCGCCACCTCCGCCGCCGCCGCCGCCACGCGCCGCCGGCCGGCGCGATCGGGACCGTCGATCCGGGCAAGACCGGAGGCAAGCGCGGTGGGGGCCAGCCGCTCCGCCAGCG
Coding sequences within it:
- a CDS encoding phage baseplate assembly protein V, with amino-acid sequence MTTSTPGGRFLGKYRATVYNNVDPMQRGRLQMLVPDVYGPIPSTWAEACTPLAGPTGPPMGAHLIPPIGAGIWAEFEQGDPNYPIWAGCRWGGPSDIPPVARLGIPAAPNIVFQSLGQNALVISDAPPTPATGGVSLQSASKAMIVVNDSGIYISNGKGASITLVGPTVTINNGALAVT
- a CDS encoding DUF4157 domain-containing protein, which codes for MSSRLALARRESASAPVPLDTRARSGLGAGRALDPVTRSAMETAFGTDLSAVRIHADARADSAARALGAQAYTRGNDIVLSAAHRDLSDTSGRALLSHELAHVVQQRSGGGRPAPAHEAAAHAAASAIASGRTAGPQPGAAQSVQRRVEIRDVGKGEHSGMGRVPELIERLNAISTALIFSIDTDGALQCTENPYGTMTEFDKRIRDFIRSSTVLPLRMTNRHGLMRNDRHSPYDIKVTGDSFIAGYVDIDDVLATDDAALQGRLIHYLTERNATRRYAERMGGDELDKDYNSGHEKALTAERDLLRDYLGDPKLRALDFEQRIFRSSRGDTIIRRTRHLHGKQEGVYSARYEAVIRGTGEKMTLEAYKALLERERAAKAAPAATPAAPGPVGP
- a CDS encoding putative baseplate assembly protein, with protein sequence MSAPCSPCTSDAPRRTAVRGANLNGLDEVEVDLAEAVLRVTFLGHAPEWLEPANVTVTGGPDQRAITVRDIRIDRSDDEGLDDVMTVWLDRPAGPGDYTLAIRALDQRGEPRRVPEDFDSRYAQVRFAFTADCPSDIDCADARHCPPPAFAVPNIDYLARDYAGFRRLMLDRMALTLPESTERHAADLGITLVEAIATVADQLSYYQDAVATEAYLGTARRRISVRRHARLVDYALHEGTAAQGWATFEIAGDITLAPDQAFFVTPVIGIENGAVAVETYQAQAPVAQIAYEPVLAEPLVLREVRNRIALHRWRETGCCLPKGATGATLVDPGPQVPPEEPDTAEPATARRITSKAKGPPDTPPQTHGLDLAPGQVLVLAEVRGPRTGRPEDADPTRRHAVRLTRATRATDPLDGTPLWEVAWCAQDALPFALCLDSVTEAPDCQWIEAVSVAYGNVALVGAGLRRKAKWPAVPSDGVDRVCGTACDPAEDRELAGPFRPALPAPDLTWRVPVPHWTGDCRQGAANRLLRDGPEHGIPLVTLTSTLANRADQTWTAVGDLLGSGPADAHFVVEVDNDGTAWLRFGDGACGLAPAAGEQFAATYRTGNGPDTNLGSDALGLVVFREGFRDGLAIKVGNPLPLRGGVAPETLQHARLAAPSRYRARLERAIVPADYAAIIERDFAGEVQRAAAVMRRSGAAHEVQIAIDPIGGGTADLGLLRAVERHLRDYRRIGHDLRAVPAREVALAISLLVCVDPLHRRELVTAALRRALGPQGLFAPDNWTFGDAIAASRIVATAQRVEGVAHVTLRHLGRRFVAGDGEMESLEVLRLGAQNLPVLEPASLQLEVRGGR
- a CDS encoding DUF4157 domain-containing protein, which gives rise to MTAHAAEKPKAAPCPACEAEQTAKPCCGTGIVRRSGGGDFAGALPSSVAATLSRPGRPLDPATRARMEHGFGHALGAVPAHAGPGGGGSLRLGSSRAPEEWAADRLADHALRAPTGAPPRRVDFGGVRIHDDAEASHSTHAIGARAYAAGQHLAFGRGRFAPHSAEGRRLLAHELAHTLQDGAATMVRRDGEGSLLDGAMDAADAKRWEVAARLANGLSPLDMGHFFRYLVHQGGRELIWYLHNGAVNAAGVGPNSAVALNTKATHDAIQTSKDNAYRRQLARENGTPEPPADSPPAAPAAAPPPETVQEKLAKCQRGETKGMVFPLRMPKGLWRLDVAPIMAQRKGDEIVVKQPLNGVYATGMFRKEVKTLPMSTFLGGVHLKPDDVVKVKVYDDGGKIICVTGADMLKLSDATDMHLLFSVGRTVVDAATVFAPGATAGASKLAQFGVGAATVGLNVGLEAGSQATLVHYGLKDKIDWAGLAFDAAFQLILLKFAGPLSEYASNAISSKVAAPMAREAIRYGVKVAMSGGTNAFQGAARMVFDRARGAGKPMTWDELLSELGAQFAFGALFEATVGYASQAPRNPAVEPLPPGGGKPATQPAPGAAKGKPAAATKPAAPAKTVATAKPAAQGKAPPPERAVNPGEALALEDLPGNHELVVTRKGVARCSPAPCPIIEVEFARELDARPEMKARAKAIQDKRISHPEEAKTEAAALVRELEVVRNNAAANARRGPEWGGERPTNPDRGMSREEWKAQDSARRESNRIDRIVDAAEAPAVKGTAASGYTIDGRRVPQKQQRRVDMDAQPEGRDAPVPTRPGETARQAVARVRAIIGKRIADFPLLEKIWNESRAMAVSSEALSPTNYKKLYDATRNAFWRRITANTPEGKAARAIFDDSGMGFAEGKRGAARLQDVEGGIKRAETTVSLDHIQEKAIGDNWQLALDPANLMFEFAMPNTNRENIQMRHGRDVE
- a CDS encoding ATP-binding protein, coding for MTVAALHPGSEWEQRNHAYLVAAITWIRRRMELRLAPAAPAVLPVVAPAAPARGGGFAFGHLFDRPNNPAPTALPALPPPEILTDEAQREVAEREAADALAAAATGDDPPALVALAGNLGLTPFEQDTLLLAIMRELEPALFAQPERLPSFALAMTLFDAPEWSAMSPERPLRFWQLVRPGAEEGTIARVSAPIVADERVVSFAKGLFHLDERVAPFLAPVAPEPLAALPPSQRTLAERLAPTALASGLARIDGPDRAGRRRVAAAAAEVAGLGLYRLNAEALPNDAAALAALARLWHRETLLAPVGLLAEADDASDDAPLRRFARQTGGFLVLSGRDAMALDGAAVPSLTVPVPSVAERRQAWEGALGHGNAALARKLAGNFQLGAPEIAALCAETDGEGETAIWHAARERARLQSSGLARRVESTATREDLILPDAEMAQIDALIAQVRQRDTVYEDWGYAGRLNRGLGISALFAGPSGTGKTMAAEVIADALSLDLLRIDLAMVVSKYIGETEKHLARIFDGAESAGAVMLFDEADALFGKRSDVKDSHDRYANIEIDYLLQRLEAYSGVAILTTNMRSALDPAFTRRLRFIVNFPYPAPAERERIWAGALPARTPVQDLDFARLARLDLSGGEIHAVALAAAFAAAEAGSPVTMPLLLDAARREFRKLDRPINEAEFRVLALAGARGTFTRGGSAA
- a CDS encoding GPW/gp25 family protein, with product MEIAFPFGFDPRGRTTGATREEHVRQMIEQLLLTRPGERVMRPDFGSGLYHAVFAPNAPELATALVFTTRAALQRYLGDVIDVARLEISAEGESLFVALDYVLRESGTPQSVVIPIAEPVS